The window CGCTATCGGTTGTGGTGTTATTGTGGGCGAGCCTGTAAAAACAGAATCCTCCGGCGATCCTGGTATGGATAGCAGGAACCGTTGTGAGCCTGAAGAATATCATGCGAGCGCTATCGTACACCTGGAGTCGTGCTTGAGCAATAGCGGGGGAGGTTTGGAGGTGTTGCAAGCTGTActtcttctcgccaattTTGCTCTCCTTCGTCCTGTCCCCCCTGGTCTTTGGTATGTGCTGATTGATCGTATTTGGCGTTTTTGGAGCTCGCCTGACTGACACTGAATAGGTACATTATTGGAGTTGCTGTGCGGCTCGCAGTTGATCTCGGTCTACACTATGAGGATGACCGAGAGATCGATGCTGGGTCCAACGAAACTGAACAAACCGACGCTGCTCGGGAGAATGGCGCTCAAAATCGTGGAAAGAAGCTGTGGAATCGAGATTTGCGACGACGTCTCTGGTGGTGCACGTACTCTCTGGATCGTCTTGTAAGCACATGCGTCGGAAGACCATTCGGCGTGAGTGATCAGGTCATCACAACTGAGTTTCCCTCGCTATTGGACGACGACTACATCACGCCGACTGGGTTTCGAGAATCACCACCAGACCAGATCCAGCCCAGTTACAAACATGTAGCGCATCATTACTTCCGCCTGCGGCTGCTGCAGTCTGAGATTCTCCAAGTATTGCAGTATAACCAGGCCCAGATTGCCAAAGCTGGTGTGCAGGGCAAATATCCCGATATGCACATTCATTTACCATCGCCATTCCTGGTGCAATTCGATTCGTTCCGGTCGTGGCGCATAGATATTGATCGAAGGCTGTATCAGTGGAAGACGTCAGCACCATCAAAGCAGGAGACTGGTGTTATGTTCTCGACGGAGTTCCTGGAGCTCAACTACTGGCAAGCCATCATTATGCTTTATCGCCAGAGTCTCAGTGTTCCAGCCATGTTTGAGGGCGAGTACAACTCATCCAACGAGGTGAACAGCCCAACGGCGTTTCAAGCAGAGCTTCGTGAAGACGAGGACCGTATCTatctcaaggttgccgaGGCAGGTCAAAAGATTCTTCGTTTGTATAGACAGCTTCATCTCAGCGGGCTTGTGAGCTATACATATCTTTCCACCCACCACCTGTTCATGGCAGGAATCTCGTACCTTTATGCCATATGGCATTCGCCCATCGTACGAAGTCGCCTGGTAAGTTTAGACGAAATAACAGTCCTCGGGGAAATATACTAATAGTGGATCCAGAGCATGGATGAAGTGGACTTTACCATTCTCGCTGCCAAATCGGTTCTCACAGACATGATCGATAAGTGTCCGCCCGCCGAGACATGCCGAGATGCGTTCGATCGAACGGCTAAGGCCACCATTAAgatgacctcttcaacagGCGGTTTTGGTGCACCAGCGGCCCGAAGACAGCGTTCTGCATGGAACACGCCACCTGACTCGTCAAAGACCTCTGCTCAAGCACGTCACCGTCCTCAGGGCTCAGATCAGGCGTCGTATCCAATTGACCTATCCCTCTCCGACACCCTTTCTTCTCCTAGCATGTCAGTTACTGGCGACGGTAATGCGCAGGCATCGCCACCAATGGCGCGGTCAGCTGAAGGGTACCTGATGCAATCACGAAACCGAGGCGGACCAAGTCCATCAGACTCTGGTCTTAAACAAGAAGGCTCTCCTGTAGAGTCAGGCATGGTCCCATCGCCTGTTCCTCGACGGGTGACTTCCCAGCCCTCCAACGGGGGGTCCTTTGGGGGACAGCAGCAATTCAATGGACAGGATTACCCAGACGCGCAGACAATGGAGTTCCTTCAGAACCTGGGAGCTTCTTCGAACGGTGATTTCAACCCCATGGACCAGTCACAGCTCGATATGGGACTCAGCATGAATTGGGAAGGTCTTCACCACGACTTTGGCGAGGCACCACAACTGAACCCGTTTGatacctttttctttggtgGTCCTCAAGGAGGAGGTGGCCAAGATGGTGGCATGAACATGTAAGATGATGTGATATCTGTTGGggttgtttctgtctttatTGCCGGCGTGATGTCTAGAACAGATGCGAGTGGTACCTTGATGGCTAGCTATGTTGTGGGTTGCTACgtcagaagatgagagaaatgCCTTTTGTTGATGACGGAAGCTCCGAAAAGTAGATGCTGGTTGACACTTACAAGCTGGGAAAAATTAAGAGCAGGGAAATCATGATGGTTTTTTATCAGTTTTATACCATGGTGAGGTACAAAGTCGATTTAAAGAGATGAGTCTATATTATGAGCTGGGATAGTATATAGTTGAAAAGAGATGTCATTGGCGTATTTGATTACATGTGAATAGCTTTACTTACGATGTTGCTATGTGAATCATATATTGAATCGGTAGTTTTCCAAGGAAAGCTTTAAGACTTATTACCCTCTACTATTTTAATTCGCATGTATATGGCTCATAATCACGTCTTATGAGTGCAATTGCTCATATTGGCAGGTGATCGCTGACATATTGTCTCAATCAAGTAGGTATCATTACTTCCTATTGTTGTCGCTCGTGACAACAGCTGCACCTGATCATACCTAGAGATGAACAATAAGCCCATGGATATATTACAGAGTACCTTACTCATATGAGGATTATCCCACCAGTTCGAATCCTATAGATAATCTACATTGTGATGCGCTATCGTCAGATCTTTAACTCTTGACTACGTATATAAGGTTTTgactcctcatcctcaataAAGTAGTGAATACCTAGTAGGTTCTAAATATAATGCATTTTTGACCGTGATTGGTAACAAATTATTGTGACTGGAGGGCCTTGACAGACTCGTATTATTCAGTGGATATTTACAGGTATTGTTCAGGTGGGTAGAGGTCCACTGGATAAGTGACAAGTCCATGCCTGCTCTCGGCTGCCTTTTAGCCCGTTGACTATGAATGTCCCCAGCAACGTCATTTAGACATCCGTTTGCATCCTCCTACATAATCCACCTCAGtaatcaatcaaccaactcATTATTGCCAGCCCCGTTTCTTCTGCTACGCCCTAGGAATATCGAAAACCAAAGCGAATACGATCGAACAACACGATATTCTGGATAATACGTTTCTGCATATCGCGCCGCTCTGCATCATCGAACCGCCTCAGTCCCCGCGACCAGCTAGCTACCTCAATTAAGCTCCAAACCTCGACGATATCAACGCTCAAGTCCAAACACAACAGACGCATCGGCTTTGACCCGCAGGACagctcaacgccatcgtGTATTGTCGCTCCCTCTGAGGAGCGGCAGggatcatcatggcggtAGAAGAGGGCGAGTATGTACCCCCATGAACCTAAAAGTGAACCTACAGCTTATCAATCATGACTCGATTATATGCATCACCACTAACATTACCCAGTATCTACCCGACCGAGGCCCTCATTCTAAAACAGTCGCGGAGACATTACCGTATACCCGTGCGATCACAGTACGTCAATCAGATCATGCATATGGTTCTAGCGTCGTTCACCCCCAAATAGCATAGCTAACATCTACAGGCACTGGCAGTTACGCTCTCTCATTAGCGCTGAGAAGCAAAGCACCGTGTATTTTCCCGGAGGCACCGGTAGCAATCATATCCAGCGATTGAACGTATCAACTCGACAATGCGAAACCATCAAACTCCTGACTTTTGCGCCACGATGTCTCGTTGCTGAGAAAGGATGGCTGTGCTGTGGGAGCGAAAGTGGCGACTTCGTAGCGATACGGCTCGATGAAGGAAACGAAGACAACGACGATCCTCTGTCTGGAATCGACCCGGAAACTCGACTTCATCTCGGCCTAGATGCCTTCCCTAACGATCCCGTattctctctcatctcgcGCGCCAGGCGATCCCAAAAGAATATGATCGCCAAAAGTATGAAGTTGGCCAAAGACAGGGTTAATTGCATCACGCTCTGGTTTCCTCCTACGACCATGCCGGCGAATGCAAAAGCCTATAAGGAGCCAGTAGCAGTACTAGCGAACAACGACCGGACCGTTACCCTGGTCAGTCTACGTGATtttgaagaaaaagacaagacagaggCGTTGGATATTATCACGTACCCCGACTTTGTGAACCGATCTCTGCTATCCCCCGACGGAAGGTTCCTCATCTCCATTCTTGACGATCCATACATGTACATCCACGAGCGAGTAAGGAAGACCACCGAATCGCCAGCAACCAAATCACCCGCCGATGAAGTCTCGTACCAATGGGAGCAGACTCAAAGAATTCTACTCAAAAGTCAACGAAAAGACGATAGAACTGACAGCAGGGGAAGCTTCGCGGCCTGCTTCTCAGAATCAGGAGCGTACCTCGCCATCGGAACTCAACATGGCACGATTTCTATCTTCAACGCCGCTCTTCTTGCAGACCCCGATGCCGACCCCCTTATTACAACCTTTGAGTCCTCCCGACCACGCAGTGGCCCTGGTGCTATCCGAGATATGGCATTTTGTCCCGGCCCGTACGACTTGTTAGCCTGGACAGAGGACAGGGGACATGTCGGGATTGTTGATATGAGGAGCAACTTTGTCATTCGCCAGATTGTCGATATTGAAGATCCAGCGTTCGAGCATATCAACATTCTCGACCGAAACAGTACTATTATTGATCCGCGCGATTTGGAAAGTCGTCgcgagagaagagacaacgACGCAGCTACGGGCGCCATAGAGAACCAGAGGCGCCGCGAGGTGCTCGAATATCTCAACACTCCACTTACTGCTAGCGAGACGTTGGTGCTTGAAGCCATGCAGATGGGCCGATCCAATCGTGAGAGAACGATTCAGCGAGCTGCAGCGCCAGAGGATAGGCCGATTGGGGGGCCGACCACATTTTGGGCACGTCGCCGGGCCCCTATTTCTGCTGCCGCTGGTAATGCTGAGCAGTCTAATGATCGTGGAAGTAGTAGTGTTGGTCGTCCAATGGGGGGTCTTCTGGCTAATAATCCTCGGTTTCGTCCTGCTAACATCACACGGGCTGCAAGGCCCACGGGCATTGCCGAGGGTGAAACTCTCGACGGCTTTGCAAGGAGAAGACGCGAAGAGGAGCGTCGACAGGAAAGTCTTGGCGAAACTATGACGATGCTTAGTAGGGAACGACAGCGACGGGAGAGTCTGGGTGAGAACGTGGCTGAACGTCAGCGACAAGACCCTTCCTACCTCCAAGTGCTTGATATCCTTCAGGCGCGAGAGCGAGACTCCGATCGCGAACTAGATGATACCACGATAATAGTTCCTCTGGTGAATCAAGTTGTGAACAGATGGGAGGAAGATCATGGTGTATTCGAGGTGCCGCCTTCGCCAGACAACACTGCCGGGCTGGCTTGGAGTGAAGACGGTCGTATTCTGTAAGTGCCCGCCTCTCAACGTATCATGAAGTCGTGCTAACGCTCTATAGTTTTGTCGGCGCACAGAACGGCATATACGAACTTCACGTCGACGTGCAAAGCAGAAAGTTTTGCCCCAGTATTTCGATGAGGTGAGAGTTGAggagttgaagttggcgCTTGGTCGAACCTGTCTCTTGACAAAGGCAGGCTTTGAGAACCCTCGGGATTGCTATCTTGCTTTGATACCAAAATGATGACCAATAATGATGGTTGTTTGCACGCATTGGCACATTTCACCGGAGTACGTTGGAAGTTTATGGCGTTTTCTATTCTTATCCCAGTCGGCTCCCCATGCTGCCTATTTTGGCCGTTATTTCGAATAAAATACCAGAGAGCAGTCAAGTGGGAACGACTAATTAGTTCAATAAATTTGACGTATGTGATGTTCGGTGTCTTTGCTCTACGATGACTGTGTAGATCCATACAGTAAACTCTGTACCATTTCAGCAATGGCCAAAGAACTTGTCAATCCGGGGCTTTCAATGCCTAATAAGTTTACCCAGCCCTCgtacccttcttctttccgaACGATAAAGTCTTGGAATCCTTTGCCCTGACGAACAGCATCTTGACCAGCTAGTTTGGGCCGGATGCCTGCATAGTCTGCTACCAGGGCTGAAGCATCAATACCTGGTAAATAACGCTGTATCTCGTTAATGGCCTGTGGCAGTCGTTCCGCGTTGACGGCTAGATCATTGGGGTCATCAATCCATTCAACATCGGGACCAAAACGTAGACGACCTGCAAGATCAAGTGTAAGATGGGTGCCCAAACCTGCAATGCCAGGCTCAGGCACCGGGTAGATAAGTCGTGAGATCTTGGGTTGAGATGCTGAGTACGAGAAGTAGTTGCCCTTGGCATAATATAACTTCTGGCGTTTATCAGACGGTACTATCATGT is drawn from Fusarium graminearum PH-1 chromosome 3, whole genome shotgun sequence and contains these coding sequences:
- a CDS encoding positive regulator of purine utilization → MPARGPPSPSSQPAKRQRQNSFDDASPPRNGQSSPQNRERERLQADGASAPASAPSTIASPTITAKAGQSSNFRNVSACNRCRLRKNRCDQKLPSCASCAKAGVACVGYDPITKKEIPRSYVFYLETRVEQLENLLNANNIAFPPAENLELCSRIGTDTASINSNTETGYSAASEAGDRGMGRPQAQAVESLKKKTGQAGFLNNIVSPSKPRSLASASGVSFARVVYAAVQYSAAGQPNSNDSRASRQPSGNGASLRDSFFGLHTRPSIKPAAFPSKEVGLRLVRLYFEHSNPQIPILHRGEFMQTFERIYSTKDPARGSRELYLLNMVFAIGCGVIVGEPVKTESSGDPGMDSRNRCEPEEYHASAIVHLESCLSNSGGGLEVLQAVLLLANFALLRPVPPGLWYIIGVAVRLAVDLGLHYEDDREIDAGSNETEQTDAARENGAQNRGKKLWNRDLRRRLWWCTYSLDRLVSTCVGRPFGVSDQVITTEFPSLLDDDYITPTGFRESPPDQIQPSYKHVAHHYFRLRLLQSEILQVLQYNQAQIAKAGVQGKYPDMHIHLPSPFLVQFDSFRSWRIDIDRRLYQWKTSAPSKQETGVMFSTEFLELNYWQAIIMLYRQSLSVPAMFEGEYNSSNEVNSPTAFQAELREDEDRIYLKVAEAGQKILRLYRQLHLSGLVSYTYLSTHHLFMAGISYLYAIWHSPIVRSRLSMDEVDFTILAAKSVLTDMIDKCPPAETCRDAFDRTAKATIKMTSSTGGFGAPAARRQRSAWNTPPDSSKTSAQARHRPQGSDQASYPIDLSLSDTLSSPSMSVTGDGNAQASPPMARSAEGYLMQSRNRGGPSPSDSGLKQEGSPVESGMVPSPVPRRVTSQPSNGGSFGGQQQFNGQDYPDAQTMEFLQNLGASSNGDFNPMDQSQLDMGLSMNWEGLHHDFGEAPQLNPFDTFFFGGPQGGGGQDGGMNM